One uncultured Caproiciproducens sp. DNA segment encodes these proteins:
- a CDS encoding zinc-binding alcohol dehydrogenase family protein, with the protein MRYVSIDRPGEAVIKECPIPNPRKGEALLKMLFGGLCGSDLNTYRGTMAYSSYPRVPGHEFSAEIVEIGENSMGLRPGMIVTGNPYFNCGHCYPCRKGLVNCCETNQTMGVQRDGAFAEYFTMPVERLYNGKGIPPEQLALIEPFCVGYHGIKRAGIHKDDKVLILGAGTIGVFAAMSARLMGGQVYICDIAPEKLQYAESHFNITGTVSNDYPVHFMDQVKAITHADGFDVVIEAVGLASTFQNCIDACAYGGKMVQIGIGKQNADFSFTSIQKKELNIAGSRNSVKEDFLHLIDFVSEGRISIKKVITHTYDFLQAGKAFSNFDTDTGSILKVMLKF; encoded by the coding sequence TTGAGATATGTATCGATTGATCGTCCCGGCGAGGCAGTCATTAAAGAATGCCCGATACCGAACCCCCGGAAAGGAGAAGCCTTACTCAAAATGCTGTTCGGAGGACTTTGCGGCAGCGATTTAAATACCTATAGGGGAACTATGGCCTATTCATCCTATCCCCGCGTGCCCGGCCATGAATTTTCCGCCGAAATCGTGGAAATCGGTGAAAATTCGATGGGCCTGCGACCGGGAATGATTGTTACCGGAAACCCATACTTTAATTGCGGACATTGCTACCCGTGCAGAAAAGGTTTGGTCAACTGCTGTGAAACCAACCAAACAATGGGCGTGCAGAGGGACGGCGCTTTCGCAGAATATTTTACAATGCCGGTTGAACGCCTGTATAACGGCAAGGGAATTCCGCCGGAGCAGCTGGCTCTGATCGAACCGTTCTGTGTCGGCTATCACGGAATAAAAAGAGCGGGCATCCATAAAGACGATAAGGTCTTAATCTTAGGTGCGGGAACCATCGGCGTTTTTGCTGCGATGTCGGCCCGGCTGATGGGCGGGCAGGTTTACATATGTGACATAGCTCCGGAAAAATTGCAATATGCAGAAAGTCATTTCAACATTACGGGTACAGTTTCAAATGATTATCCCGTGCATTTTATGGATCAGGTGAAAGCGATTACCCATGCGGACGGGTTTGATGTCGTAATTGAAGCGGTCGGATTGGCTTCAACCTTTCAAAATTGCATTGACGCATGTGCGTACGGCGGAAAAATGGTTCAAATCGGAATTGGCAAACAGAACGCGGATTTCAGCTTTACTTCCATACAAAAAAAAGAACTGAATATTGCGGGTTCAAGAAATTCCGTCAAGGAGGATTTTTTGCATCTGATTGATTTCGTAAGCGAAGGGCGGATCAGCATCAAAAAGGTAATTACGCATACGTATGATTTTTTACAGGCGGGAAAAGCTTTTTCCAATTTCGATACGGACACGGGATCTATACTAAAAGTCATGCTGAAGTTTTAG
- a CDS encoding tagaturonate reductase, whose amino-acid sequence MERLTKSIIPNYKKYPIKVLQFGEGNFLRAFVDWQIDKMNCEAGFNGGVAIVQPLPKGNTGLLNEQDCLYTLFLQGIKDGKAVREHRIINSVSAAVNPYDDYEAFLNLAKCESLRFIVSNTTEAGIAYDPADQMTDRPPVSYPAKLTVFLYQRFLSFGGEPEKGLVIIPCELIDRNGEKLKKCVLQYSTLWNLDKAFITWLNGSNTFCCSLVDRIVPGFPKDTIEEITKELGYTDDAVDVGEQFHLWVIEGPQWIKNELPFEKAGLNIKLVEDMTPYRTRKVRILNGAHTTLVAVAYLLGLDTVGEAVNNPVASEFLHEAVFNEIIPTLDLPRKELEEFAAAVLERFQNPYVKHYLMSIALNSFSKYETRVLPSLLKYFERTKKLPSHLVFSLAALLEFYKGTRGAEKIPLNDEDQVLEFMKGQWLSCDGSNNSLLKLVQQVLAFQHIWKTDLNKVPGLTEAVSRYLAVIEKQGMGKAVQQLNED is encoded by the coding sequence ATGGAAAGGCTTACTAAAAGCATCATTCCGAACTATAAAAAATATCCAATTAAAGTTTTGCAGTTCGGCGAAGGGAATTTTTTACGTGCGTTCGTAGATTGGCAAATCGATAAAATGAACTGCGAAGCCGGATTTAACGGTGGTGTGGCAATTGTTCAGCCGCTGCCGAAGGGAAACACCGGACTGCTGAACGAACAGGATTGTCTTTACACACTGTTTCTTCAGGGAATAAAAGACGGGAAAGCGGTTAGGGAACACAGAATTATCAACAGCGTAAGTGCGGCAGTCAATCCGTATGACGATTATGAAGCTTTTTTGAATCTCGCAAAATGCGAGTCTCTTCGTTTTATCGTGTCAAACACGACGGAAGCCGGTATCGCTTATGACCCGGCCGATCAAATGACCGACCGGCCGCCGGTCAGCTATCCGGCAAAATTAACGGTGTTTTTATATCAGCGTTTTTTGAGTTTTGGCGGAGAACCGGAAAAAGGCCTTGTTATTATTCCGTGCGAATTGATTGACCGCAACGGCGAAAAATTAAAGAAATGTGTTCTTCAATATTCGACGCTATGGAATCTGGATAAAGCATTTATAACGTGGCTGAACGGCTCCAATACATTTTGCTGCAGCTTGGTTGACAGAATTGTGCCCGGTTTTCCGAAAGATACGATCGAAGAAATCACGAAAGAACTGGGTTATACAGACGATGCGGTAGACGTAGGGGAGCAGTTCCATCTTTGGGTCATTGAGGGCCCGCAGTGGATAAAAAATGAGCTTCCGTTTGAAAAAGCGGGGCTGAATATAAAATTGGTTGAGGATATGACCCCTTATAGGACGCGCAAGGTTCGCATTTTAAACGGTGCGCATACAACACTGGTTGCTGTGGCTTATTTGCTTGGTCTGGACACGGTGGGAGAAGCCGTTAACAATCCGGTTGCGTCAGAATTTCTTCACGAGGCTGTCTTCAATGAGATTATTCCTACGCTGGATCTTCCCAGAAAGGAGCTGGAGGAATTTGCCGCGGCAGTGCTGGAACGTTTTCAAAATCCCTATGTCAAACATTACCTGATGAGCATCGCGCTGAATTCTTTTTCAAAGTACGAGACCCGTGTTTTGCCGTCGCTGCTGAAATATTTTGAACGCACAAAGAAGCTGCCAAGCCATTTGGTATTTTCTCTGGCGGCTTTGCTGGAATTTTATAAGGGAACCAGAGGAGCGGAAAAAATTCCGCTCAACGACGAAGATCAGGTTCTGGAATTCATGAAAGGCCAGTGGCTTTCCTGTGACGGATCAAATAATTCCCTGCTAAAGCTGGTTCAACAGGTACTGGCCTTTCAACATATTTGGAAAACGGACTTGAATAAGGTGCCGGGTTTGACGGAAGCGGTTTCCCGTTATCTTGCGGTCATTGAAAAGCAGGGCATGGGAAAAGCTGTACAGCAGTTAAATGAGGATTAA
- a CDS encoding GntR family transcriptional regulator, whose product MKSKSLKEKAYNIIKSKIVSCEYPPNSFLNENFLQEEIGVSRTPIRDAIGRLEQESLVKIIPKKGIIVTELSINEINMIYETRMLIEPFAIEKYGNKVDKSILISIRELFTQEYTMDNIERLYEIDDRAHRIFITATQNKYIIQIYDNIQVQNNRIRILSGRKESRLSQSTQEHIKIIDAVLADNYEEAAGLIKTHLQVAKNAAFSLVLSNGGWIIHPQKDH is encoded by the coding sequence ATGAAAAGCAAAAGTTTAAAGGAAAAGGCATACAACATTATCAAATCGAAAATTGTGTCCTGCGAATACCCTCCCAATAGTTTTTTGAACGAAAATTTTCTTCAAGAGGAGATCGGGGTGAGCAGGACGCCGATACGCGACGCCATCGGCCGATTGGAACAGGAGAGCCTGGTTAAAATAATTCCCAAAAAGGGAATTATCGTCACGGAACTGTCGATCAATGAAATCAATATGATTTATGAAACAAGAATGCTCATTGAGCCTTTTGCTATTGAAAAATACGGGAACAAAGTTGATAAAAGCATTTTAATTTCCATTCGCGAATTGTTTACTCAAGAGTATACCATGGATAACATTGAAAGATTATATGAAATTGATGACAGGGCGCACCGGATTTTCATTACGGCAACACAAAATAAATATATCATTCAGATCTACGATAATATTCAGGTCCAAAATAATCGAATCCGAATTTTATCCGGCAGAAAAGAATCTAGACTTTCACAATCTACACAGGAACACATCAAAATCATTGATGCGGTATTGGCTGACAACTATGAAGAGGCTGCCGGATTAATAAAAACCCATTTACAAGTTGCCAAGAATGCCGCCTTTTCACTGGTGCTTTCTAACGGAGGCTGGATTATTCATCCGCAGAAAGATCATTGA